In one window of Helianthus annuus cultivar XRQ/B chromosome 17, HanXRQr2.0-SUNRISE, whole genome shotgun sequence DNA:
- the LOC110921720 gene encoding uncharacterized protein LOC110921720 isoform X1 → MKVFSWHKDPCRPRDAVELCKKACVKLWKSKELKLRKKTVILSYWMITGPHMRKQAPLLNTLEYHICQEEGSTDTLEIPCSYNGLRRVGDSQVDYALVKNLRCSKKKKNSYNGFLSCNTKTQYAEPLSILKKRSCSWSDYYEWRGIPLDSSVALLLHWPLTIYQAIQLAFAKQPIIETTDKLCIHYLGPERELYQTAVFGELHALLPGVQLHIDFVGPAVPHDRCSSKARSFKGATEVHALNKAQARQQHMILIVSTFFI, encoded by the exons ATGAAGGTATTTTCCTGGCATAAG GATCCTTGTAGGCCGAGAGATGCAGTTGAGTTGTGCAAAAAGGCTTGTGTGAAG CTATGGAAATCCAAGGAACTGAAGTTGCGAAAGAAAACAGTGATATTATCATATTGGATGATAACGGGTCCACATATGAGGAAGCAAGCACCTTTATTAAACACATTGGAATATCATATTTGTCAAGAGGAAGGTTCAACTGATACTTTAGAGATACCATGTTCCTACAAT GGTCTGAGAAGGGTTGGAGACTCTCAAGTAGATTATGCCCTTGTAAAg AATCTCCggtgttcaaaaaaaaaaaaaaacagttacaATGGATTCTTAAGCTGCAATACAAAAACCCAATATGCAGAGCCTTTGTCTATATTAAAGAAACGATCATGCAGTTGGAGTGATTATTATGAATGGAGAGGCATCCCTTTAGATTCGTCCGTTGCTCTTCTTCTTCACTGG CCGTTGACCATATATCAAGCCATTCAACTTGCTTTTGCTAAACAGCCGATCATTGAAACTACAGATAAACTTTGCATACACTACCTAG GGCCAGAGAGGGAACTTTATCAAACCGCTGTCTTTGGGGAGTTGCATGCTCTTCTTCCTGGAGTCCAACTGCATATAGATTTTGTGGGGCCCGCAGTTCCACATGACAG ATGCTCAAGCAAGGCGAGAAGCTTCAAAGGTGCGACTGAGGTGCACGCCTTAAACAAGGCGCAGGCAAGGCAACAACACATGATTTTGATTGTTTCAACTTTTTTCATCTAA
- the LOC110921720 gene encoding uncharacterized protein LOC110921720 isoform X3 yields MKDPCRPRDAVELCKKACVKLWKSKELKLRKKTVILSYWMITGPHMRKQAPLLNTLEYHICQEEGSTDTLEIPCSYNGLRRVGDSQVDYALVKNLRCSKKKKNSYNGFLSCNTKTQYAEPLSILKKRSCSWSDYYEWRGIPLDSSVALLLHWPLTIYQAIQLAFAKQPIIETTDKLCIHYLGPERELYQTAVFGELHALLPGVQLHIDFVGPAVPHDRCSSKARSFKGATEVHALNKAQARQQHMILIVSTFFI; encoded by the exons ATGAAG GATCCTTGTAGGCCGAGAGATGCAGTTGAGTTGTGCAAAAAGGCTTGTGTGAAG CTATGGAAATCCAAGGAACTGAAGTTGCGAAAGAAAACAGTGATATTATCATATTGGATGATAACGGGTCCACATATGAGGAAGCAAGCACCTTTATTAAACACATTGGAATATCATATTTGTCAAGAGGAAGGTTCAACTGATACTTTAGAGATACCATGTTCCTACAAT GGTCTGAGAAGGGTTGGAGACTCTCAAGTAGATTATGCCCTTGTAAAg AATCTCCggtgttcaaaaaaaaaaaaaaacagttacaATGGATTCTTAAGCTGCAATACAAAAACCCAATATGCAGAGCCTTTGTCTATATTAAAGAAACGATCATGCAGTTGGAGTGATTATTATGAATGGAGAGGCATCCCTTTAGATTCGTCCGTTGCTCTTCTTCTTCACTGG CCGTTGACCATATATCAAGCCATTCAACTTGCTTTTGCTAAACAGCCGATCATTGAAACTACAGATAAACTTTGCATACACTACCTAG GGCCAGAGAGGGAACTTTATCAAACCGCTGTCTTTGGGGAGTTGCATGCTCTTCTTCCTGGAGTCCAACTGCATATAGATTTTGTGGGGCCCGCAGTTCCACATGACAG ATGCTCAAGCAAGGCGAGAAGCTTCAAAGGTGCGACTGAGGTGCACGCCTTAAACAAGGCGCAGGCAAGGCAACAACACATGATTTTGATTGTTTCAACTTTTTTCATCTAA
- the LOC110921720 gene encoding uncharacterized protein LOC110921720 isoform X7 yields MKVFSWHKDPCRPRDAVELCKKACVKLWKSKELKLRKKTVILSYWMITGPHMRKQAPLLNTLEYHICQEEGSTDTLEIPCSYNGLRRVGDSQVDYALVKPLTIYQAIQLAFAKQPIIETTDKLCIHYLGPERELYQTAVFGELHALLPGVQLHIDFVGPAVPHDRCSSKARSFKGATEVHALNKAQARQQHMILIVSTFFI; encoded by the exons ATGAAGGTATTTTCCTGGCATAAG GATCCTTGTAGGCCGAGAGATGCAGTTGAGTTGTGCAAAAAGGCTTGTGTGAAG CTATGGAAATCCAAGGAACTGAAGTTGCGAAAGAAAACAGTGATATTATCATATTGGATGATAACGGGTCCACATATGAGGAAGCAAGCACCTTTATTAAACACATTGGAATATCATATTTGTCAAGAGGAAGGTTCAACTGATACTTTAGAGATACCATGTTCCTACAAT GGTCTGAGAAGGGTTGGAGACTCTCAAGTAGATTATGCCCTTGTAAAg CCGTTGACCATATATCAAGCCATTCAACTTGCTTTTGCTAAACAGCCGATCATTGAAACTACAGATAAACTTTGCATACACTACCTAG GGCCAGAGAGGGAACTTTATCAAACCGCTGTCTTTGGGGAGTTGCATGCTCTTCTTCCTGGAGTCCAACTGCATATAGATTTTGTGGGGCCCGCAGTTCCACATGACAG ATGCTCAAGCAAGGCGAGAAGCTTCAAAGGTGCGACTGAGGTGCACGCCTTAAACAAGGCGCAGGCAAGGCAACAACACATGATTTTGATTGTTTCAACTTTTTTCATCTAA
- the LOC110921720 gene encoding uncharacterized protein LOC110921720 isoform X4, whose product MKDPCRPRDAVELCKKACVKELKLRKKTVILSYWMITGPHMRKQAPLLNTLEYHICQEEGSTDTLEIPCSYNGLRRVGDSQVDYALVKNLRCSKKKKNSYNGFLSCNTKTQYAEPLSILKKRSCSWSDYYEWRGIPLDSSVALLLHWPLTIYQAIQLAFAKQPIIETTDKLCIHYLGPERELYQTAVFGELHALLPGVQLHIDFVGPAVPHDRCSSKARSFKGATEVHALNKAQARQQHMILIVSTFFI is encoded by the exons ATGAAG GATCCTTGTAGGCCGAGAGATGCAGTTGAGTTGTGCAAAAAGGCTTGTGTGAAG GAACTGAAGTTGCGAAAGAAAACAGTGATATTATCATATTGGATGATAACGGGTCCACATATGAGGAAGCAAGCACCTTTATTAAACACATTGGAATATCATATTTGTCAAGAGGAAGGTTCAACTGATACTTTAGAGATACCATGTTCCTACAAT GGTCTGAGAAGGGTTGGAGACTCTCAAGTAGATTATGCCCTTGTAAAg AATCTCCggtgttcaaaaaaaaaaaaaaacagttacaATGGATTCTTAAGCTGCAATACAAAAACCCAATATGCAGAGCCTTTGTCTATATTAAAGAAACGATCATGCAGTTGGAGTGATTATTATGAATGGAGAGGCATCCCTTTAGATTCGTCCGTTGCTCTTCTTCTTCACTGG CCGTTGACCATATATCAAGCCATTCAACTTGCTTTTGCTAAACAGCCGATCATTGAAACTACAGATAAACTTTGCATACACTACCTAG GGCCAGAGAGGGAACTTTATCAAACCGCTGTCTTTGGGGAGTTGCATGCTCTTCTTCCTGGAGTCCAACTGCATATAGATTTTGTGGGGCCCGCAGTTCCACATGACAG ATGCTCAAGCAAGGCGAGAAGCTTCAAAGGTGCGACTGAGGTGCACGCCTTAAACAAGGCGCAGGCAAGGCAACAACACATGATTTTGATTGTTTCAACTTTTTTCATCTAA
- the LOC110921720 gene encoding uncharacterized protein LOC110921720 isoform X5 gives MKVFSWHKDPCRPRDAVELCKKACVKLWKSKELKLRKKTVILSYWMITGPHMRKQAPLLNTLEYHICQEEGSTDTLEIPCSYNGLRRVGDSQVDYALVKNLRCSKKKKNSYNGFLSCNTKTQYAEPLSILKKRSCSWSDYYEWRGIPLDSSVALLLHWPLTIYQAIQLAFAKQPIIETTDKLCIHYLGPERELYQTAVFGELHALLPGVQLHIDFVGPAVPHDS, from the exons ATGAAGGTATTTTCCTGGCATAAG GATCCTTGTAGGCCGAGAGATGCAGTTGAGTTGTGCAAAAAGGCTTGTGTGAAG CTATGGAAATCCAAGGAACTGAAGTTGCGAAAGAAAACAGTGATATTATCATATTGGATGATAACGGGTCCACATATGAGGAAGCAAGCACCTTTATTAAACACATTGGAATATCATATTTGTCAAGAGGAAGGTTCAACTGATACTTTAGAGATACCATGTTCCTACAAT GGTCTGAGAAGGGTTGGAGACTCTCAAGTAGATTATGCCCTTGTAAAg AATCTCCggtgttcaaaaaaaaaaaaaaacagttacaATGGATTCTTAAGCTGCAATACAAAAACCCAATATGCAGAGCCTTTGTCTATATTAAAGAAACGATCATGCAGTTGGAGTGATTATTATGAATGGAGAGGCATCCCTTTAGATTCGTCCGTTGCTCTTCTTCTTCACTGG CCGTTGACCATATATCAAGCCATTCAACTTGCTTTTGCTAAACAGCCGATCATTGAAACTACAGATAAACTTTGCATACACTACCTAG GGCCAGAGAGGGAACTTTATCAAACCGCTGTCTTTGGGGAGTTGCATGCTCTTCTTCCTGGAGTCCAACTGCATATAGATTTTGTGGGGCCCGCAGTTCCACATGACAG TTAA
- the LOC110921720 gene encoding uncharacterized protein LOC110921720 isoform X6 yields MITGPHMRKQAPLLNTLEYHICQEEGSTDTLEIPCSYNGLRRVGDSQVDYALVKNLRCSKKKKNSYNGFLSCNTKTQYAEPLSILKKRSCSWSDYYEWRGIPLDSSVALLLHWPLTIYQAIQLAFAKQPIIETTDKLCIHYLGPERELYQTAVFGELHALLPGVQLHIDFVGPAVPHDRCSSKARSFKGATEVHALNKAQARQQHMILIVSTFFI; encoded by the exons ATGATAACGGGTCCACATATGAGGAAGCAAGCACCTTTATTAAACACATTGGAATATCATATTTGTCAAGAGGAAGGTTCAACTGATACTTTAGAGATACCATGTTCCTACAAT GGTCTGAGAAGGGTTGGAGACTCTCAAGTAGATTATGCCCTTGTAAAg AATCTCCggtgttcaaaaaaaaaaaaaaacagttacaATGGATTCTTAAGCTGCAATACAAAAACCCAATATGCAGAGCCTTTGTCTATATTAAAGAAACGATCATGCAGTTGGAGTGATTATTATGAATGGAGAGGCATCCCTTTAGATTCGTCCGTTGCTCTTCTTCTTCACTGG CCGTTGACCATATATCAAGCCATTCAACTTGCTTTTGCTAAACAGCCGATCATTGAAACTACAGATAAACTTTGCATACACTACCTAG GGCCAGAGAGGGAACTTTATCAAACCGCTGTCTTTGGGGAGTTGCATGCTCTTCTTCCTGGAGTCCAACTGCATATAGATTTTGTGGGGCCCGCAGTTCCACATGACAG ATGCTCAAGCAAGGCGAGAAGCTTCAAAGGTGCGACTGAGGTGCACGCCTTAAACAAGGCGCAGGCAAGGCAACAACACATGATTTTGATTGTTTCAACTTTTTTCATCTAA
- the LOC110921720 gene encoding uncharacterized protein LOC110921720 isoform X2: MKVFSWHKDPCRPRDAVELCKKACVKELKLRKKTVILSYWMITGPHMRKQAPLLNTLEYHICQEEGSTDTLEIPCSYNGLRRVGDSQVDYALVKNLRCSKKKKNSYNGFLSCNTKTQYAEPLSILKKRSCSWSDYYEWRGIPLDSSVALLLHWPLTIYQAIQLAFAKQPIIETTDKLCIHYLGPERELYQTAVFGELHALLPGVQLHIDFVGPAVPHDRCSSKARSFKGATEVHALNKAQARQQHMILIVSTFFI; the protein is encoded by the exons ATGAAGGTATTTTCCTGGCATAAG GATCCTTGTAGGCCGAGAGATGCAGTTGAGTTGTGCAAAAAGGCTTGTGTGAAG GAACTGAAGTTGCGAAAGAAAACAGTGATATTATCATATTGGATGATAACGGGTCCACATATGAGGAAGCAAGCACCTTTATTAAACACATTGGAATATCATATTTGTCAAGAGGAAGGTTCAACTGATACTTTAGAGATACCATGTTCCTACAAT GGTCTGAGAAGGGTTGGAGACTCTCAAGTAGATTATGCCCTTGTAAAg AATCTCCggtgttcaaaaaaaaaaaaaaacagttacaATGGATTCTTAAGCTGCAATACAAAAACCCAATATGCAGAGCCTTTGTCTATATTAAAGAAACGATCATGCAGTTGGAGTGATTATTATGAATGGAGAGGCATCCCTTTAGATTCGTCCGTTGCTCTTCTTCTTCACTGG CCGTTGACCATATATCAAGCCATTCAACTTGCTTTTGCTAAACAGCCGATCATTGAAACTACAGATAAACTTTGCATACACTACCTAG GGCCAGAGAGGGAACTTTATCAAACCGCTGTCTTTGGGGAGTTGCATGCTCTTCTTCCTGGAGTCCAACTGCATATAGATTTTGTGGGGCCCGCAGTTCCACATGACAG ATGCTCAAGCAAGGCGAGAAGCTTCAAAGGTGCGACTGAGGTGCACGCCTTAAACAAGGCGCAGGCAAGGCAACAACACATGATTTTGATTGTTTCAACTTTTTTCATCTAA